A genomic window from Silene latifolia isolate original U9 population chromosome Y, ASM4854445v1, whole genome shotgun sequence includes:
- the LOC141627562 gene encoding SCY1-like protein 2 B, translated as MKTLTQAFAKTAAGIEKTVQTTVQEVTGLKALTDYDLLDQIGSAGPALAWKLFAAKPRGTASGQYAAVCVWLLDKRALSEARARAGMSKAAEDAFFDVLRGDAARLVRMRHPGVIHVVQGLDETKNAMAFVTEPILASVANALGDLNNLGNYWDGILLKQDLSISPVEKREKDCSLFS; from the coding sequence ATGAAAACCCTAACACAAGCCTTCGCCAAAACCGCTGCAGGGATCGAGAAAACAGTCCAAACAACGGTTCAGGAAGTGACCGGCCTGAAAGCGCTAACCGACTACGATCTGCTAGACCAGATCGGCTCTGCTGGACCGGCTTTAGCATGGAAATTGTTCGCCGCCAAGCCACGTGGCACTGCGTCGGGACAGTACGCCGCGGTATGTGTCTGGTTACTCGACAAGCGAGCGTTATCGGAGGCGCGTGCGCGTGCGGGAATGTCGAAGGCGGCGGAGGATGCGTTTTTTGATGTGTTACGTGGTGACGCGGCGAGGTTGGTGAGGATGCGGCATCCAGGAGTGATACACGTGGTGCAGGGGTTGGATGAGACCAAGAATGCTATGGCGTTTGTAACGGAACCGATTTTAGCGTCTGTGGCGAATGCGCTTGGTGATTTGAATAATCTTGGCAATTATTGGGATGGAATCCTACTCAAACAGGACCTATCCATCTCACCTGTAGAAAAGCGGGAAAAAGATTGCTCTCTCTTTTCGTAG